Within the Verrucomicrobiia bacterium genome, the region GCAGGGGTTTGCTCGTATTCACCTCAAACCGCCGGGCCATGTGCTCCAAATAATACTGGCGGTTGAAGCTGGCCACCGCCTGCTCATGCTCCGGCGTGCGCTCCAACAGCTCATAGTCCACCACCGCATAAACCACCTGCCGGTTGCGGTCCCGCAACAGCGTGAAATCCGGCTGGGGCCGCACGATGATATGCTGGGGCTTCATGTCCACCATCCGGTAGCCCTTGTGCTCCAGTTCGTGATTCACCAGGCTGGTAACCGAAGCCAGAAATTCCTCCCGCGCCTCACCAGTCAGTTGAAACAAGGTGGCCGTTTCCACCAAATCCAGACCTTTGATCCATCCATACAACAGCACATATTGCCGCAAGATGTCTATTTCCACCCCCGGCGACTGGGCAATTTTGGCGGCAATACGGTCCTGCGAGCGCCCGGTCTGCCAGAGCTGCAGCCGCTCGCTGGGCACATAGATGGCCAGCGGCTTTTGCGTGCGAATTCGAATGCGGGGCGGGCCGTATTCCCCCCGCCGCATCTCCATGACCAGCGCAAATTCCTCGAAAGGACTGTTGAACTCCGCGTTGATAAACTTGTTGACGGTGAGGGTGTCCAGCGGCACCACCTCGCCCACACGGGACCATTTGACCACCAAATGCAGCGAAACCCCCTCCACCGGTTTGGTAGGCACCCGGTACACCGTGCTGGTGCCGATCAGCCGCTCGCGCTTGGCCTCAAACCATTCCTTCCCAAACCAGTTCTCCGGCAGCAAATGCTCCCAATACGGCAGCCCGTAGCGGGTCAGATATAATTCGCCGCCATCGGAAGTTTTCAAATGGGTATAGTCCACCCCCAGCAGGGATACGGCCGTGGCCTGCCGCGGCAAACGCGCCAGTTGTCGCGCCGAGAATGGCTGCCGCACAATCTGCTCCCCGGCCTCAGGAACCAGCCGGTCTTCCTGCCGGGGGGAAGCTTTGGCCATCGGCCGATTCATATTTTTGTTTCCACCTTACCACAAAAGCCGCCGGAAGTGGTGAATTTTATGTCCCTCCACCGCCAGCAGCCGCTGCTTCCATTCCCGGCCGCCGGCAAACCCTCCCAGCCGCCCGCCTGCCGCCACCACCCGATGGCACGGCACCAGCAACGGAATCGGATTGGCTCCACAGGCCGCGCCCACCGCCCGCGCCGCCGCAGGATGGCCAATCTGGCGGGCGATCTCTCCATAGGTGCATACACGCCCCACAGGAATCATGGCCAGAGCCTCCCATACCGCCCGTTGAAAGGCTGTGGCTTCAGACCAATCCAGGGGCGGCTTCCGCGTTACGGGTGAACCTTCCAGAACGCAACCGACAGCATCGCTGGTTGCTTCATGCCAGGAAACCACCCCTGCCGGCACCAGCGCGTCACTGGGCAGCGGCCCGGCGGAAACAGCCCCAGGAAAATCAATGCTGCGCAACCCTGCCTCACCGTAGCTGGCCAGAAACTCACCCCAACGAGAAGGAATGGGCAAAACCCAAAGGTCTATGCGCGGCAAAGCCACAAATCAGCGGAGCTATTGATTATTCCGCACCAGGGTGAGCAAAATCCACAACACCACCAAAAACGCCCCCACCAACACCAAGAAACGGTTGCGCGCCACCCGCTTTTCAAAACGCAACGCCACCGGCTCCCGCAGTCCTCCATAGGCCAGGTACTTCACCAAAAGTGGGTTGGAGGGCGGCTGCGGTTGCCACCACGCCGTCAAACGCCGCCAAGCACCGGCCAGATCAAACTTGCGCACCCCCAGCTCATTGTACAACTCCGGGTGCGCCGCCGGCTCCGGCACTACTGCCGCCGGTTTGGGGGCCGGCCGCGGCATGGGCGGTGTCACAGCCGGCCGGGAAGGAACCTCCCGCGGGCGGACGGGCCCACCCCCGGGGGCCGCAGGCGGGGCCGTGCGCGGAGACGCCGCCGTCCCCACCGGAGAGGAGGGACGGGCCGGCAACTGCGCACTCAGCCGCCGGATGCGCGCCTCCAGCTCTGCAATCTGCGTGTTGAGATCGCGCTCCCGCGTTTGCAAAGGGTCTGCTTTGCGTTTGAGCCAGCCCATGCCTTATTTACCGCGTATTAGCAAAACCATCACCAGCGTCAACAAGGCCAGCACCACCGGCCATGTCAGCCCCAACCCCACCCGGCTCAGGGTCCAAAAATCCATGCCGGCCAGCGCCGGCGGGGCCGCCGGCGAAGCGGGCGGATTCCCCTCCCCGGCCGCCTCCGGAGCCGGCGTGTTGAGCAGCGGAAATTTCAACCGCGCACTGTTCCATTCCATGCGCGCATTCTCCAGCGTGGTAAGGGCGCGCGTGATTTCCGTTTGAAAGTTCTCTGCCGTCCACGACTCCTCTTGAATGGACTGGACCTTGTTCAATGCCTCCCGCAAGCCCGCCACGGCTTTGGCCATTTGTTCCGCCTCCTGCCGGGCGGAGAATTCGGCTTCCTCCAGCAAACCAATGCCGCGCGTCAGATGCCTCACCATCTCCTCGCGGCCGGTTTTCCATTCCGCCTGGCGCCGGCGCGTCTCCTCCAGGGCCGCCCGCTCGCGTTCGAGCTGCTCCTGCGCCTGGCGCAGCCGGGCCAGCTCGGCCTGCACATCCGCCACCTGGGACTCCACCTCCTCCCGCGTAGGCGCCCGCGCCACCCCAGAAGCGGGGGGCGCTGCCTGCTGGGCGGCCGGGGGGCGGCGTCCGTCTTGATAGTCCAAATCCACAAATTCGGATGGATCCAATTTGGAAGCCATGGCGTTGAGCTTAGTGAAGGCCCGTATCAGTGTAAAGCAATCCTTGACCCCGGCACAAACCCGGACAACACAACATCCTGCCCTCTTCCGGCTGCGCGCCCGGTGCGCCGCAACAGCACTGCCCGGCCGCGGGTGCGCTTAATCCGCGCCCAGCGCGATCTTCAGCAGCTCCTCCTGTGTCCAGTTGGTGTCGCGCCCCGCGGTGGCCTTGCGAATGGGCGCCACCTGCTCCGGCCGGACCGGCGAGGCCTGGTTGCCCCAGGCCTTGTTCATGCGGATGTAGGTCAACACCGCCGCAATTTGTTCATCGTTCAAGGTATCCTTCCACGGCAGCATGACGTTGTTAAAGGTGTAGGCTTTGCCGCTGACTGTGATGGGGCCGGCCATACCGTGGAGAACGATCCGAATGATCCGGTTGGGGTGCTCGGCCAATACCCAATCCGATCCTGCCAGGGGCGGCGCTTGAATCGGGCTGCCCAAACCATCTGCCTGATGGCACGAGGCACAATAGGTAAGGTAAATGCCGCGGCCTTTCTCAAACAACGGGTCCGTGGCCGGTTTGGGATTGGCCTCCTCCACCTTGGCCAGCGAGGGATAAGGCGCATAAACGCGGGCGTTGAAACCACCCGCCTGCTTGTCCAGGCTCATCGTGGCCACATAGAACAAAACTCCCAACACTCCCACCAGCCACATGGGGGTGGGCGCCCTGCCCGCCTGCGGCTCGGCATCCTCCGGCAAGGACCGAAGTTCTATGGGGGAAGGCGCGCTCATGGTGCAGTGCTTTCAGAAACGGCGGGAGCTGCGTTGGTGTTCACCGCCTTGTTCACCTGGTTGGTCCTGGCGGCGGCCGCGGCGGCTTCTGCTGCTCCCGGCAGCGGCGCCTCAAAAACCGGCGCATCCGCCCGCAGGCTCATCAAGTACACCACCAACGCGCGAGCCCGCGGCCCGGGCACGATCTGCTCCGGCCAGTGCTCGGGGCTGCGCTGCTCGAACTGCAGCGCCAGCGGATCCCTTTCCTGGCCCGGGCGCAGCGGACGACGCTCAAACAAAAACGCATAAGAGGGCATCAGCGAGGCGGGGGCAAACTGCCGTGGATTGTACAAGTGCAGGTAAAGGCGTTGCTCCAGTTCCTCCACATGATTGGAAACCGTGAGAAACTTCCACGGCACTGCAAAACGTTTGGGCTCACGCAGTCCCAGGTTGGCCAGATCCGGCCCCACGCGCGCCGCCCCCACGAGCACCGGATGATCCGCCAGAAAATCCTGCGCTACCGTCCGCCGCACCCCCCAGCCACGTTCCACGTCATTTTCAGGGCGCACCTGTTGAGTGTGACATTCCGCGCAGCCCAGCGAGCGATACACCTGCAACCCCTGCTGCGCCAGACCCGGCCGCGCGGTGGGGTAATCCGGCTGCGGCGCAGGCTGCGGCACCGGCTCCAAACGGCCCAACTGCAGTTGCGGCGCCATCACCAGTCCCGCCCAGGACAAAGCCAGGGTGACAAAGGCGCTCAGGAATATCAACGCCCCGTGATTCATGCCGCCACCTCCTTCGCCACGGGGGCCGTCACCGGGCAACAGCTTCCGCGCAAGGCGCAAAGCATCGCCCGGCTGCCTTGATACACCACGGCAATTCCCAGGGCGCTGCCGCCGAGAACCACCGCCAACAACCCCACCCCGGCCAGTTTAAGCCCCGGCAGCGCGGCCGTCAGTGAAGTCATAAAAGGTGTGCGCCAATCCGCCAGGGCGGCGGCCTGTGCATTGCCCGCCCACAACCAGCCCACGGCCCACAGCACCGCCCCCCCTGCCAGTGCCAGCGCCATCCCGCGGCTCGTGGCACAGGTGCATCCCTCGCGTCCACAGGCCAGCCGGGGCACCACATACATCATGCCTCCCGCCAGCGCGGGCAGCGCAAATCCCAGCAGCCACAAAGAAGGACGCGCAGCCGTGAGATACGTCAAGTTCACCACCTCCTGCAACGCCGGCCGCGAGACTACCGCCTGCCAGATCACCACCACCATCCACATCCATAGTCCAAACAGGCTCAGCCCCAATCCCGGCTGGCGCCATACCCCGCGGTAATTGCCGCCCAAGGTATGATACACGTTCAGGGCCAGTGCGATGACCGCCACCAGCATGAGCACATCGGCCACCGCGCTCACTGCCGGCAACCAGCGCGGCACCGGCAAAGCATAATGAAAACCGCTGGCGGTCCCGAATACCGCCACCACCCAGAACACCATCTTGCTCAGCGGCGCGCTGTGCAGCGCCCGCCCCGCATAACGCGGGAGAAAATAGAAGGCCGCACTTAGCCCGGCCGCCGTCAGCCACAGGGTCAGCAGATTATTCGCCAGCCAGGTGCTCACCACCACCTGCATCACCCCGCGCGGCGGCACGCATTGCAGCAACACGATGCCCACGCTCATCAGCCAGAAAAACCAGAACAGCCCCGCCATCATCCACCATTGCGAGGGATAAACCGACTCCCGCCGGCGATGCTGCAAGGTCAACCACGCGCTGACCCCCAACCCCGCCAGGCCAGCCCACATCAAGCCGCTCCCGTAAAGCGGCGCCCCCCACAGCGGATAGCCTGTGGCGTCCCCCGCCAGAATGCCCACCCCGCCCAGCAACACGCCCACATTCCACAAGACCCCGCCCAGAAAGGTCAGCCAGCGCTGCTGCAAACCCACCCCGCCCAACCGGGCCAGCATCCACAAGCCCAAGCCCACAGCCGCCTGCGAGGCAAAACCATAAAACAACACATGCTGCGCCGCCGGCCACAAACGGCCATAGGAAGACCACGCCGCCTGCCCCAGCGTCTCCGGCGCCAGCAACTTCCACCAGGCCCACCCCGCCAGCACCAGCCCCACCACCAGCCAGCCTGCCGCCTTCACCATCAGCCACAACACCGGCCAGCGCGATGCGGCATCCACTTCCGCCGGACTCAGCGGCGGGCGGGACTTTGCAACCACCTCACTCATGCCAGACGTTTGCACCAAGGTTTATTCGTAAGGGTTGGCCGGCGCCGGGGGCTTGGCCGAAGCCTTTTCCAGTCGCTGCAGCAGCAGTGTGCGTCCCTGGGCCGGATCCGCCCATTCGCGCGCCACCAATTCCATCGCGCGCGTCACCGGCAGCCGCACCAGGCCTTTTGTCTGATCCACCCAGCCATAATTCTCCAACGCCTCCTGGTTGGCCGCCTTCAACTCGGCCAGCGCCTTGGCCCGTTCCTCCGCCCGGCGCGCGTTCAAATCCGGCGGGCGGGTGTAATGAACCATCAGCCCCACCAGCAGCAGGATGGTGGCGAGGGCCGTCACCACGGCGGCGGCGTTGGCCCACCGCCGGCGATTAAGCTGGGACACTGCTTCGCTCATGCTCATGCCTCACTTTATTTGGCCCGCCCCGGCACCGCCGACGCCGGCGGCACATAAACGCCCATGGTTTCCGCAATGCGCGGATCGCGCTGCGGATAGGGCGGATGCGCCTGGAAATACCGCAGGAATACCATGCCCAACACGCCGCCAATGAAGGCCAGCGCCGCCACATCCAGCCAGTGCACCCGCAGGCCGTCAGGATGCAAGACCGGCTTGATGTTGAAGGTCATGTCCGCGTAATGCATCAACCAGGCCCACACGCACATGGGCACCATCACCTGCAGCGACAGCTTGGCATCAATCCGCAACAGGGCCAGGAAGGGCAGGAAAAAGTGACCGAACATGATAATCAGCCCCAAATCCCACCACGTGCCCTGCTCCCGCTGCACATACCAGAACGTTTCCTCCGGGATGGCCGCATTCCAGATCAGAAAGTACTGAGAAAAGGCGACGTACGCATAAAACACCGTGAAGGCGAAGAACAGCACGCCCGTGTCGTGAAAGGTTTTGGTTTGCACCACCGCCTGCAGCGGCCCGGCCTCCCTGAGTTTCAAGGCCAGCAGATACGTCGTGGCCAGCGTCACCCACACGCTCCCCGCAAAGTAGTACACCCCGTACATGGTGGAAAACCATTGATGCTGCAGCGATTTCATCCAGAAAATCGCCCCCAGCGTCAGGCTCACGGCAAACAGGAAGATGCCCGCCGCCGACCACCGCCGCATGGCAAAGGTCTCCGCCGCGGCGCCGGTGACATCCTGCCGCAGCGAAAAGCGCCGCAGTTGCCACGCCAGCAGCGACCACAACAAAAACAACCCCGCCGACACCGCCAGCCAGACCGGTTTGTTGAACAGGACATGCTTCACGTGCAAAGCGTGATCCTGATGCGGGTCCAGCGCCATCCACCGATAGATGTAATCCTCCGGACGGGCGAGCAGGGCGTTCAAGGCAATCGGCACAAACAACACCCCCAGCACCGGCAACAACCAGGCCATGTGCTCCCACACCCGCCGCAGCGGCACCATCCATTGCGAGTCAAACAGGTGATGCATCATCACCAGAAACAGCGCCCCCAGACTCAAACTGAGGAAAAACATGAAGGCGGTCAGGTACGAGTACCCAAACTGTTTCGGCCACCAAATGGCCCCCGCCAGACAGAGCAAGCCGCCGGCCACCGCCAGCACCAGCGGCGCCCGGGCCAACCGGCCCAGCTCCAGTTTCGCGGCCGGCATGGGAGCATGTGAACTTGTGCTCATGGTCATGATTCCAGCAACTATTACTTCAATCTCGCCCGCATCTCCTGCGGCACATCCTCCACCGTCCCCAGGCGGGCCAGTTGCAACGCCCGCAGGTAGGCAATGATGGCCCACCGATCCTCAATCGCGATTTGCGCGGCGTAACCGCTCATCAGGTTTTTGCCATGACTGATGGTGTTAAACAGCTCGCCATCGGCCAGCTCCACGATGCGCTTGTCATGCAGATTGGCCACCACCCCCATGGCCCCGATTTTCTTGGTAATGCCGTTGCCGTCCGCCTGCGCCCCATGGCAGGGCGCGCAATGAATCAAATACCGCTCCTGCCCCCGCGCCAGCATCGCGTGGGTCACCGGCGCCGGCAGGGATGCCACGAAATTCGTGGTGCCCGGCAGCCGGCCCGTGTTCCAGGGCGTGTCCTCATACGGTTCGCCGCGCGCAATGGTGCCCGCCGGCCGTGGACGGCTCCCGCGTTGATCCGCAAAAAACTCGCTTTGAAACTGCGGCCGCTGTTTGGGCTGGCGGACCATGTCCGCAAAAATTTCGATGGGCGGCCGCCGCGACGGGCTGCCGCGGAATCCCGCAATGGCCACCACGGCCACCAACACCGCCACAAAGGTTAGCAGGATGTATCGCATGGTTATTCCTCCACCCACTCGATGTGACGGCTGCCCAGCCGCTCCAGCATCTGGCGCGTCTCGGTGTCCGAATACTTCGGGTCATCCGTCTCAATGACCACGTAAAACTTGTCGTGCGTGGCCTGTTTGAACCGCCGGTTCTTCAGCAGGGGATGATGCAGGCGCGGCAGGCGGTTCAGAAACAACATCCCAAACAACGAGCCAAACGCCCCCAATAAAATGGTCAATTCGTAGCTCGGCGGAAACGACGACAGCGGACTGTAGAATGGCTTGCCGCCCACCAGGATGGGATAGTCCACCGCATTCATCCACCAAATCATGAGCTGCCCCAGAGCAAAGCCCGTGGCCCCGCCGATAAAGGTGAACCAGCCCACCGGCGAGTTCTTTAATCCCATCGCCCGATCCATCCCATGCACGGGGAACGGCGTGAACACATCCCACCGCCGAAAACCGGCGTCACGAATCGCCTCCGCGGCATGCAGTAATGCCGCCGGCGTGTCGAACTCCGCCAGTATGCCGTACACCTGTCGCGGCGCGCTCATGCGTGGTGCCCTCCTTCCTTCGCCCCGCCCAGCGGATGGTGCGGGTCGGCCTGCGGCGTAATGCCTTTGACCTCACTGATGGCAATCATCGGCAGGAATCGCATAAACAACAGGAACAACGTCAGGAACAGTCCAAACGTCCCCACAAAGGTCAAGATGTCCACCTTCGTGGGGATGAAATAACCCCAGTTGGACGGCATGAATTCACGGGCCAGCGTGGTGGCGATGATCACAAACCGCTCAAACCACATGCCAATGTTCACCACAATTGAAATGATGAACACCGCCCACATGTTCTGCCGGATGTGCTTGAACCAGAACAACTGCGGCGAAATCACGTTGCAGGTGATCATGATCCAGTAGGCCCACCAATACGGCCCAAACGCGCGAAACTTGAAGGCGTCCAGCTCGTAGGGATTCCCGCCATACCAGGCGATGAAGAACTCCATGCCGTAGGCGTAGCCCACAATCGAACCGGTGGCCAGCACCACCTTGCACATCAAGTCCACATGGCGCTTGGTGATGATGTCCTCCAAATGACACACCGACCGCAGCGGCACCAGCAGCGTCAACACCATGCCAAACCCGCTGAAAATTGCGCCGGCCACAAAGTAGGGAGGAAAGATGGTGGTATGCCAGCCCGGCAACTGCGACACCGCAAAGTCAAACGACACGATCGAGTGCACCGAGAGCACCAGCGGCGTGGACAGGCCGGCCAGCAGCAGATAGGCCTTCTCATAGTGGCTCCAATGCCGGTTGGATCCCCGCCAGCCCAGGGCAAACAAACCATACAGAATCTGCCGCAGTTTCGTCTTCGCCCGATCCCGCATCACCGCCAGATCCGGAATCAACCCCATGTACCAGAACAACACCGACACGGTGAAGTAGGTGGACACCGCAAACACGTCCCACTCCAGCGGCGAGCGAAATTGCGGCCAGATGTTGTTGGAGGTTGGGATCGGCAGCAGCCACCACGCCAGCCACGGCCGGCCGGTGTGCACCAGCGGAAAGATGCCGGCGCACATCACCGCAAAGATGGTCATGGCCTCCGCGGCGCGATTGATGCTCGTGCGCCAGCGCTGCCGCAGCAAAAACAGAATGGCCGAAATCAGCGTGCCCGCGTGGCCGATGCCGATCCAGAACACAAAGTTGGTGATGTCCCAGGCCCAGGCCACCGGATGATTCAAGCCCCAGACGCCGATGCCCGTGCTGATCAGATAGGCCAGCATCACAAAGCACAACACCATCACCGACGCGCTGATGCCAAAGGCCACCCACCACCAGCGCGGAGTTTTGCCCTCCGCCACACCGGCAATGTGATCGGTGATCCAGCCCAGCGAGCGGTTGTTTAACACCAGCGGCTCGCGCTCCAGTTCCGGCGGCGGGGCTTCCACCCGCACGTTGGCCGCGGCCGTCAAGGCGGTGGGAGAGGTTGCGTGCGCCATTAGTGGCCTCCTTTCCCGGTGGGCGCGCCGTGCGTCTCGAACGGCGAGCCATGCCGTTGCATGTACTCCTGCAAGGCCGCCGGATGCGGCTGCTCAGGGTTGAAATCAGGCATACGTTCGTTGGGATTGCGCACCCGCGCCAGATACGTCGTGCGCGGGCGGGTATCCAGATATCCTAACATGCTGTAGTTGTGCTCCAATCGGCGCCATTGCGACACCGTGCTCTCCGGATCAGACACATCGCCAAACACAATCGCCTCCGCCGGGCACGCCTGCTGGCAGGCCGTCTTGGGAATCGTCCCCTCGCTCTCCCGCAGTCGCACCTCGCCCGAGGCGCGGGCTTTGACCTTCTTGGCGATCTTCGCCTGCTCGATGCGCTGGATGCAGTAGGTGCATTTTTCCATCACGCCGCGCATACGCACGGTCACATCGGGGTTGCGCACCAGCTTCAACAAATCCCATTCGTCCGCCGGCACCGTGCCGCGGTCCGGGTCCTTGAACCACCGTGCCAGCTCCCACTGGCCATCAGGATTCCGGCTGAAGGGGCTGCGATACAAATCATCCTTGGGCCGGCGATTGTAATCAAAGAAGTTGAACCGCCGCACCTTGTAAGGGCAGTTGTTGCTGCAATACCGCGTGCCCACGCAGCGGTTGTAGGTCATCAGATTCAACCCCTCGTCATTGTGCACCGTGGCGTTCACCGGGCACACATTCTCGCACGGCGCATTTTCGCAGTGCAGGCACATCACCGGTTGATAGGCAATCTGCGGATTCTCCACGCTGCCCGCATAATACCGGTCCAACCGCAGCCAGCTCATCTCCCGGCCCCGGGTCACCTGCTCCTTGCCCACGATGGGAATGTTGTTCTCACTCTGGCAGGCCACCATGCAGGCCGTGCAACCCACACACGCCGTCAAATCCACCACCATCCCCCACTGATGCATCCCCGTCAGCGCCGGCCGCGGGTAAATGGGCCGTGGATTGCCCTGCGCATCCTTGGGAATGTGTCCTGTGTGGGAGGGCGCATCCAAATCCATGTGCTTCGCGAATTGCGGATGCTTGTCGAACTGCGCCTTGTTGATCTCGCGCACCAGCGGACGTCCCTCCATCGCCCCGTGCTCCTGCGTGCTGGCCAGTTGCCGCGTCACCCCGGGCAACGGCCGCAACTGCGCCCCGCCCGCAAAATGCGCCTCGTCCAGCTTGACCCGGTAGGCATTGAAGCCCGCCGCCGTGCCGTCAGCCAGCCGCCCGATGCGCCCGGTCTTTTCCCGGCCGTAACCCAGCGGGAGGCCCACCACAAAATCGGCCATGCCGGGCTGAATCCAGACGGCGCCGCTGACTTTGGCGCCATTCAAAGTGATCTCCGCCACCGGGTTGAAGAAAAGTCCCTTCTCCGCCTTGGGGCCCCGCGCTTTTTCATCAAAGCCCTCCAAGCCCAGCGCCTTCGCCGTCGCCGGGCTGAGCAGGATGGCATTGTCCCACGTCAGCTTGGTGATGGGATCCGGCGTCTCCTGCAGCCATCCGTTGTTGTTGAAGCGGCCGTCATCCACGCTGTAGCTCCGCTGAAACACCAGCTCGAGGCTTTGCGCCGAGGGCGCAGCCGCCGGGCGGGCGGCCGCCAGCGCTTTCTGCACCGCGCCCGTCTGGAGCTGCCCGCTTACAGGCGCGGGGGCCGATCCCGCCTGAAAACCATCATGTAAAAACTTCTTCCATGCCTCCTCCTGGCGGCCGTGCAGGCCAAAGAACGTCTCCCGCACGATGTCATAGGGCCGCGTGACCTCCATCCCCCCCAGCCGCGCCAGCACTTCCAGCTCGGTGATGCCGCCAAACAAGGGCTCAATCAGGGGCTGCACCGGCACCAGCGTGCCGTCGGCCGTCCGCGCGTCGCCCCAGCTCTCCAGGTAATGCAATTGCGGCAGATGCCAGTCGCAGCTCACGCTGGTTTCATCCTCGTAATAGCCCAGACGCACCACCCGCCGCGCCTGCCGCTGCACCGTTGCCCAGTTCAGGGAGGCGGGCGCCGTGTAGGCCGGGTTGCCGCCGCATATCACCAGCGTATCCACCTGCCCGGCCTTCAGGGCCGCGGCCAGCTCCGCCAGCGTGCCTTCCACCGGCTCCTTCGCCGGCAGCAACACCAGGGTTTGATTCAGGTTGTCCAGCGCCGCGTTGATCAGATGCGCCATCAGGTGCACCACCAACGGCTGGCGGTAGCCCGCCATGACCAGCCCGTTTTTACCCTGGCTCACCAGGTCCCTGGCGCACTCCTCAATCCAGCGGCTGTGCGCGCCCGCCGGCTGGGCCAGCGGCTTCAACAGGGCTGCCAGCTCGCCATACCGGCCGGTCTGCTGCAATACTGCCAGCGCCAGCCCCGCAGCCAGGGCCTGCACCTGCGAGCCTGGCAGGCGCAACCGATGATCCGCATTGGCCCCGGTCAGGGAAAACAACGGCTCGACGACATAAAGCCGGTTCATCACATCCCCCGGTTTGCGCACGCGCCGCCCCCGTGCAAACCGCCGCACATGCAGATAGGTATCCTCTTCGGCGCCGAGAAAGTCGGCGTCCAGGGACACAATCACCCGCGCCGCGTCCAGCTTAAAGTAGGGCCTCAACGGCTGCCCATAGGCCGTCGAAGCCGCCTGCCGGTGGATATCAAAATCCACCGCCTCGTGCACAAACCAACGGGCCTTGGGCAACCGTTGGCGCAAAGCCTCCTGGAGACGCTGCCTGGACGGCGAGCTGCTGCGCTCCAGCAAAAAGCTCCATCCCTCCCCCTGCCTGGCCGCCGCCTCCCGGCCCAGCGTGTCCAGCATGTCCAGCGCCTGCTCCCGCGAGCGCAACTGCCCCCGCTCCAGGAAACGCATGGCGCGATCCGGAT harbors:
- a CDS encoding methylated-DNA--[protein]-cysteine S-methyltransferase, translated to MPIPSRWGEFLASYGEAGLRSIDFPGAVSAGPLPSDALVPAGVVSWHEATSDAVGCVLEGSPVTRKPPLDWSEATAFQRAVWEALAMIPVGRVCTYGEIARQIGHPAAARAVGAACGANPIPLLVPCHRVVAAGGRLGGFAGGREWKQRLLAVEGHKIHHFRRLLW
- a CDS encoding cytochrome c, encoding MSAPSPIELRSLPEDAEPQAGRAPTPMWLVGVLGVLFYVATMSLDKQAGGFNARVYAPYPSLAKVEEANPKPATDPLFEKGRGIYLTYCASCHQADGLGSPIQAPPLAGSDWVLAEHPNRIIRIVLHGMAGPITVSGKAYTFNNVMLPWKDTLNDEQIAAVLTYIRMNKAWGNQASPVRPEQVAPIRKATAGRDTNWTQEELLKIALGAD
- a CDS encoding cbb3-type cytochrome c oxidase subunit II, with the translated sequence MNHGALIFLSAFVTLALSWAGLVMAPQLQLGRLEPVPQPAPQPDYPTARPGLAQQGLQVYRSLGCAECHTQQVRPENDVERGWGVRRTVAQDFLADHPVLVGAARVGPDLANLGLREPKRFAVPWKFLTVSNHVEELEQRLYLHLYNPRQFAPASLMPSYAFLFERRPLRPGQERDPLALQFEQRSPEHWPEQIVPGPRARALVVYLMSLRADAPVFEAPLPGAAEAAAAAARTNQVNKAVNTNAAPAVSESTAP
- a CDS encoding cbb3-type cytochrome c oxidase subunit I; protein product: MSEVVAKSRPPLSPAEVDAASRWPVLWLMVKAAGWLVVGLVLAGWAWWKLLAPETLGQAAWSSYGRLWPAAQHVLFYGFASQAAVGLGLWMLARLGGVGLQQRWLTFLGGVLWNVGVLLGGVGILAGDATGYPLWGAPLYGSGLMWAGLAGLGVSAWLTLQHRRRESVYPSQWWMMAGLFWFFWLMSVGIVLLQCVPPRGVMQVVVSTWLANNLLTLWLTAAGLSAAFYFLPRYAGRALHSAPLSKMVFWVVAVFGTASGFHYALPVPRWLPAVSAVADVLMLVAVIALALNVYHTLGGNYRGVWRQPGLGLSLFGLWMWMVVVIWQAVVSRPALQEVVNLTYLTAARPSLWLLGFALPALAGGMMYVVPRLACGREGCTCATSRGMALALAGGAVLWAVGWLWAGNAQAAALADWRTPFMTSLTAALPGLKLAGVGLLAVVLGGSALGIAVVYQGSRAMLCALRGSCCPVTAPVAKEVAA
- a CDS encoding cytochrome c; the protein is MRYILLTFVAVLVAVVAIAGFRGSPSRRPPIEIFADMVRQPKQRPQFQSEFFADQRGSRPRPAGTIARGEPYEDTPWNTGRLPGTTNFVASLPAPVTHAMLARGQERYLIHCAPCHGAQADGNGITKKIGAMGVVANLHDKRIVELADGELFNTISHGKNLMSGYAAQIAIEDRWAIIAYLRALQLARLGTVEDVPQEMRARLK
- a CDS encoding DUF3341 domain-containing protein; this encodes MSAPRQVYGILAEFDTPAALLHAAEAIRDAGFRRWDVFTPFPVHGMDRAMGLKNSPVGWFTFIGGATGFALGQLMIWWMNAVDYPILVGGKPFYSPLSSFPPSYELTILLGAFGSLFGMLFLNRLPRLHHPLLKNRRFKQATHDKFYVVIETDDPKYSDTETRQMLERLGSRHIEWVEE
- the nrfD gene encoding polysulfide reductase NrfD, which produces MAHATSPTALTAAANVRVEAPPPELEREPLVLNNRSLGWITDHIAGVAEGKTPRWWWVAFGISASVMVLCFVMLAYLISTGIGVWGLNHPVAWAWDITNFVFWIGIGHAGTLISAILFLLRQRWRTSINRAAEAMTIFAVMCAGIFPLVHTGRPWLAWWLLPIPTSNNIWPQFRSPLEWDVFAVSTYFTVSVLFWYMGLIPDLAVMRDRAKTKLRQILYGLFALGWRGSNRHWSHYEKAYLLLAGLSTPLVLSVHSIVSFDFAVSQLPGWHTTIFPPYFVAGAIFSGFGMVLTLLVPLRSVCHLEDIITKRHVDLMCKVVLATGSIVGYAYGMEFFIAWYGGNPYELDAFKFRAFGPYWWAYWIMITCNVISPQLFWFKHIRQNMWAVFIISIVVNIGMWFERFVIIATTLAREFMPSNWGYFIPTKVDILTFVGTFGLFLTLFLLFMRFLPMIAISEVKGITPQADPHHPLGGAKEGGHHA